A segment of the Fibrobacter succinogenes subsp. succinogenes S85 genome:
GGTGCTTTTGACCGGGCATTGCGAGCCGCTGACTTTGCATGACCACCTGTTTTTGATGGTCAAGTCGGTGATTGTCGGCGGAAGCTGGCTTTTCACGTACAGCGCGATTGCGCATATGCCGCTCAGCATTTCGACGACGATTCGTGCGCTTGCTCCTTTGTTTACAATCATGATCGCAGTCGGATTCCTCGGCGAGCGTCCGCAGGTGATGCAGTGGATCGGTATTGCGGTTTGCGTTTGTTCGTACATCGGGCTCTCGCTTGCGGGTCGCAAGGAAATGGGGCATTTCTTTAGCAACGGCTGGGTCGTGGCGATGCTCCTCGGGACGATTTTGGCGGCTTGCAGCGGCATTTACGATAAGCTGATTTTGCAACGCATGAATTTTGAACCGTTGACGGTTCAGGTTTGGTTCAGCATTTACATGTGCGTGGTGCAGTTCTTGACGACTATGTTCACGTGGTACCCGACGCGTAAAAAGACGACTCCGTTTCAGTTCCGTTGGTCGTTCTTGGCGGTGGCGGCGCTGTTGATTATTGCAGACCGTTGCTATTTTTTGGCGGTGAGCGATTCGGATGCGTTGATTTCGATCATTACGGTGCTGCGTCGTTCGAGTGTGTTCATCAGCTTCTTGGCGGGAATTCTTATATTCAAGGAACGCAAGAGCAAGACGAAGTTTTTTGCGATGTTGGGCGTGGTCATTGGCTTGTGCCTGATTTCGCTCGGACGTTGATTTTTAAAGGTCGCGGAGTAGTGGCGTTATGCTGAAGATTGGAATTACGGGTTCGATAGGTGCGGGCAAGTCCTTTGTCGGGGCCTTGCTGCGTGCGCGTAATTTCCAGGTGCTTGATGCCGATTGCAAAGTGCATGAACTTTACCGCGATTCGGCGGGGCTGCGCGCTGAAATGGCGGCGTACTTTGGCGAAGAATGCTTGACGCCGACGGGCGTGAATAGCGCGCTGATTGCAGACCGCGTTTTTGCGGATGCAAAAGCCCGCGTGAAGTTGGAGCAGATTGTTTACCCGTACTTGAACCTTGCTGTTGCAAATTTTTTTGCCGAGGATGCAGGGAATGATGCGGACTGTCCTAAAGAAAGTGCCACGCAGTTGACGAGAGTCGCGGACAAGTGCCGGTTCGTGGAGG
Coding sequences within it:
- a CDS encoding dephospho-CoA kinase; the protein is MLKIGITGSIGAGKSFVGALLRARNFQVLDADCKVHELYRDSAGLRAEMAAYFGEECLTPTGVNSALIADRVFADAKARVKLEQIVYPYLNLAVANFFAEDAGNDADCPKESATQLTRVADKCRFVEAALFSRAPELVKMLDEIWIVDAPECVRLERLVLRGLSESDAKRRIENQRGACAPELFPGKRIRTVMNDGDKLHVEQQLDELLRDLH
- a CDS encoding DMT family transporter yields the protein MSWLILAFASAVFLGFYDLAKKKSVQDNAVRPVLLLCSVFYALLMLPVLLTGHCEPLTLHDHLFLMVKSVIVGGSWLFTYSAIAHMPLSISTTIRALAPLFTIMIAVGFLGERPQVMQWIGIAVCVCSYIGLSLAGRKEMGHFFSNGWVVAMLLGTILAACSGIYDKLILQRMNFEPLTVQVWFSIYMCVVQFLTTMFTWYPTRKKTTPFQFRWSFLAVAALLIIADRCYFLAVSDSDALISIITVLRRSSVFISFLAGILIFKERKSKTKFFAMLGVVIGLCLISLGR